In Camarhynchus parvulus chromosome Z, STF_HiC, whole genome shotgun sequence, a genomic segment contains:
- the LOC115915647 gene encoding ketosamine-3-kinase-like, with protein sequence MEDALKRALGTTVLRPTGHTGSGCISQGRSYDTDQGRVFVKSNFQSEARRMFEGEMASLEAILKTKTIKVPKPMKVIDLSGGITVFVMEHLDMRSLNRHSALLGAQLADLHLTNQKLGEKLKKEGSIVGKGQGQSDLQFVDQFGFHTVTCCGYLPQVNDWQSDWVTFFARQRIQPQMDMIEKTSGDKEARELWSQLQLKIPSFFCGVEIVPALLHGDLWGGNVSEDESGPIIFDPASFYGHSEYELAIAGMFGGFSSSFYSAYHSKIPRAAGFEKRLKLYQLFHYMNHWNHFGTGYRGSSLNIMRNLVK encoded by the exons ATGGAGGACGCGCTGAAGCGAGCGCTCGGCACGACGGTGCTGCGCCCGACCGGGCACACGGGGAGCGGCTGCATCAGCCAGGGCCGCAGCTACGACACGGACCAGGGCCGGGTGTTTGTGAAGAGCAACTTTCAGTCGGAG GCCAGAAGAATGTTTGAGGGAGAAATGGCAAGCTTGGAAGCCATCCTGAAAACAAAGACAATAAAAGTGCCTAAACCCATGAAAGTCATTGACCTCTCTGGGGGCATTACTGTGTTTGTGATGGAGCATTTGGACATGCGGAGCTTGAACAG aCACTCAGCACTGCTTGGAGCTCAGCTGGCTGATCTTCACCTTACTAACCAGAAACTTGGAGAGAAGCTGAAGAAAGAAGGGAGCATAGTTG GTAAAGGTCAAGGGCAATCAGATCTCCAGTTTGTGGACCAGTTTGGCTTTCATACAGTTACCTGCTGTGGTTATCTTCCACAG GTGAACGACTGGCAGAGTGACTGGGTGACCTTCTTTGCCAGACAGAGGATCCAGCCCCAGATGGACATGATTGAGAAGACATCAGGTGACAAAGAAGCAAGAGAACTTTGGTCACAGCTTCAG CTGAAGATACCCAGTTTTTTCTGTGGTGTGGAAATtgttcctgccctcctgcatGGGGATCTCTGGGGAGGAAATGTATCTGAGGATGAATCTGGTCCAATTATCTTTGATCCAGCTTCTTTCTACGGCCATTCAGAGTACGAGCTTGCAATAGCTGGGATGTTTGGTGGCTTCAGCAgttctttttattctgcttaTCACAGTAAaatccccagagctgcagggtttGAGAAGCGCCTGAAGCTTTACCAGCTGTTCCACTACATGAACCACTGGAACCATTTTGGGACAGGCTACAGAGGGTCTTCATTAAACATTATGAGAAACCTTGTAAAGTAA